A stretch of Bombina bombina isolate aBomBom1 chromosome 2, aBomBom1.pri, whole genome shotgun sequence DNA encodes these proteins:
- the MIDN gene encoding midnolin has protein sequence MEPSARSCLHGGRETLMNLNIHSTTGTRYELAVPSEETVDGLKRRISQRLKVPKERLTLLYRETRLSSGKLQDLGVSDGSKLTLLPSVEAGLMSQMSRPEQSVMQALESLTETQVNDFLSGRSPLTLALRVGDHMMFVQLQLAAQQAGGPHLQHRHLITRGTEHSASSQFRTVHTSTTPAVSRLAGCAQRSAPPSTPASSTHCDTSHSSPLSPTVFHSPSEGVATSSSCAEELPCSSSKSGEGVNSSSSNRSRKPGAIIESFVNHAPGVFSGTFSGTLHPHCQDSAGRPRRDIGTILQILNDLLSATRHYQGMPPSLTTLRCHAQCSSQAKNAKTTSPQSTESQQTAHTAGPCQAQSRLSKPNGDRLRQTENRATRCKVERLQLLMHQKRLRRKARRDSRAPYHWLPTRKSSRTSSNSSTSSGDGSLEMDFDDSLWKPDVKTELNSEFVVA, from the exons ATGGAGCCCAGCGCCCGAAGCTGTTTGCACGGAGGACGAGAGACTCTAATGAATCTCAACATACACAGCACCACCGGGACCCGTTATGAGCTGGCTGTGCCGTCAGAAGAAACTGTGGACGGGCTGAAGAGACGAATCTCTCAGCGGCTCAAAGTGCCCAAGGAGCGGCTTACCCTGCTGTACCGAGAGAC GCGTCTGAGCTCTGGAAAGCTGCAGGATTTGGGGGTGTCGGATGGCAGTAAACTCACTCTTTTACCCAGTGTGGAAGCTGGACTCATG TCTCAGATGTCCCGCCCGGAGCAATCGGTAATGCAGGCCCTGGAGAGTCTGACAGAGACTCAG GTGAACGATTTCCTCTCTGGTCGCTCTCCGCTTACATTAGCTCTACGTGTTGGGGACCACATGATGTTTGTGCAGCTTCAGTTAGCAGCCCAACAGGCAGGGGGTCCTCACCTTCAGCACCGCCACCTGATTACTAGGGGGACAGAACATAGTGCTTCATCACAGTTTCGTACCGTACATACAAGTACCACTCCTGCTGTTTCTCGTCTAGCTGGCTGCGCTCAGAGGTCTGCTCCTCCTTCAACACCAGCTTCCTCTACCCACTGCGATACCTCCCATTCTTCCCCACTCAGTCCCACTGTCTTCCACTCTCCAAGTGAGGGTGTGGCCACGTCGTCATCCTGTGCAGAG GAGTTACCGTGCAGTAGTAGCAAGAGTGGTGAGGGGGTAAACTCTTCCTCATCCAACCGATCCCGGAAACCTGGGGCTATTATTGAGAGCTTTGTCAATCATGCTCCTGGTGTTTTCTCAGGAACCTTTTCTG gcaCTTTGCATCCTCACTGCCAAGATAGTGCGGGTCGTCCACGTCGAGACATTGGGACCATCCTTCAGATCCTCAATGATCTACTGAGTGCCACACGCCACTACCAAGGCATGCCACCATCTCTTACCACTCTTCGCTGCCATGCCCAGTGTTCCTCCCAGGCTAAAAATGCCAAGACTACCTCACCCCAAAGCACAGAATCCCAGCAGACTGCGCACACAGCAGGTCCCTGCCAGGCCCAAAGCCGTCTGTCCAAACCTAATG GGGATCGTCTACGTCAAACAGAAAACAGGGCAACACGCTGCAAGGTGGAACGCTTGCAGCTACTCATGCATCAAAAACGGTTACGTCGGAAGGCGCGAAGAGACTCCAGAGCTCCATATCACTGGTTGCCCACCCGGAAATCCAGTCGGACCAGCAGTAACAGCAGCACATCCAGTGGGGATGGCAGCCTGGAAATGGACTTTGATGACTCCCTCTGGAAACCAGATGTTAAGACCGAACTAAACTCGGAATTTGTTGTGGCGTGA